A window of Haloarchaeobius litoreus contains these coding sequences:
- the ahaH gene encoding ATP synthase archaeal subunit H, whose amino-acid sequence MPRPEVLEQIQEAETAADEIVAEAEADRDDRIAEARTRADEIRQEAEEEARELEEQRLEAAREEIEAERDRILEEGGAEREELRDRAEGRVDDVVAYVLETFQEEVHAQT is encoded by the coding sequence ATGCCGAGGCCAGAGGTTCTCGAACAGATACAGGAGGCCGAGACAGCGGCCGACGAGATCGTCGCCGAGGCGGAGGCCGACCGCGACGACCGTATCGCCGAGGCTCGAACGCGCGCCGACGAGATCCGTCAGGAGGCGGAGGAGGAGGCACGCGAGCTCGAAGAGCAACGGCTCGAAGCGGCCAGAGAAGAAATCGAGGCGGAACGCGACCGCATCCTCGAGGAGGGCGGGGCCGAGCGCGAGGAGCTTCGCGACCGCGCCGAGGGTCGCGTCGACGACGTCGTCGCGTACGTCCTCGAGACCTTCCAGGAGGAGGTACATGCTCAGACCTGA
- a CDS encoding type IV pilin: MLAARAVSPVVGIALLLALTVVTSSVVAVGALDLAAEQTAPPQATFDATAGASTGRVTVTHRGGEAIDVDELELVVTVDGEELRWQPPVPFFSARGFVSGPTGPFNVAADQRWTAGESASFAIAGTNSPVVSHGAVVVVTIVAEGSIVASVRSVAADRARQQPADPPQYRAGQSAASSGSTFSLPLSWSPAMSGSGSSSGSMLSLPPPWSPAMSGSVSSSGSTFSLPLSWSPAMSGSGSSSGSTLSPPPPRSPAMSGSVSSIGLLASVSGSPGTRATVVMATSGS; the protein is encoded by the coding sequence GTGCTCGCCGCTCGTGCCGTCAGTCCGGTCGTCGGAATCGCCCTCCTGCTCGCGCTCACAGTTGTCACGTCGAGCGTCGTCGCCGTCGGCGCGCTCGACCTCGCAGCCGAGCAGACGGCACCACCGCAGGCGACGTTCGACGCGACGGCGGGCGCATCGACGGGCCGGGTCACCGTCACGCATCGCGGCGGCGAGGCCATCGACGTGGACGAGCTGGAGCTCGTCGTCACGGTCGACGGCGAGGAACTGCGCTGGCAGCCACCCGTGCCGTTCTTCTCCGCGCGCGGGTTCGTCTCCGGCCCGACCGGGCCGTTCAACGTGGCGGCCGACCAGCGCTGGACGGCGGGCGAGTCGGCGAGCTTCGCGATCGCGGGGACGAACAGCCCGGTCGTCTCTCACGGAGCCGTCGTCGTCGTTACGATCGTCGCAGAAGGAAGCATCGTCGCGAGCGTTCGGTCGGTCGCGGCGGACCGGGCACGACAGCAGCCGGCCGACCCGCCGCAGTACCGGGCCGGTCAGTCGGCGGCCTCGTCGGGTTCGACGTTCTCACTGCCACTGTCCTGGTCGCCGGCCATGTCTGGCTCGGGTTCCTCGTCGGGCTCGATGCTCTCGCTGCCACCGCCCTGGTCGCCGGCCATGTCTGGCTCGGTCTCCTCGTCGGGTTCGACGTTCTCACTGCCACTGTCCTGGTCGCCGGCCATGTCCGGTTCGGGTTCCTCGTCGGGCTCGACGCTCTCGCCGCCACCGCCCCGGTCGCCGGCCATGTCTGGCTCGGTCTCCTCGATCGGGCTGCTGGCGTCGGTTTCCGGATCACCGGGTACGCGTGCGACGGTCGTGATGGCGACGTCCGGGTCGTAG
- a CDS encoding DUF7096 domain-containing protein codes for MTRLTLVLLITLLAIAPVASVAGVGGGAPPLTPDDAGDDGDAPETTVESTGTVVTIQSNNTTRRLDLTTVDRATYSNPGADLASTVAMTGQELDQGLRFEYLSVRVEQAGSAAQRRAIADAEVDRLNRAISELRDREWAVLQAYGNGEIGERELLHRLAVIHSSASNIATAATRLEEDGADFNADDVRRRAAELQTPIRAQVLDELTGQAEVPFRVHVRGSEQGLVIQALSESRFSRDYYREAIRFDNFEDGPNTFSLNAFLDLLNDRYPYVTTYDADLDETTDGTNVYVNSHDQGDIRLYNDGRTEGVYREYQSLRLSDLPNGDRYTETENGTTVAVQLTPNGGPARVVASDALTDNSVSATVMVDGERVGQTGPGGSLWIVQPSAEYTITVRTPDGIITLPIDRTRTTTNATVSA; via the coding sequence ATGACGCGTCTCACGCTCGTCCTCCTCATCACCCTCCTCGCCATCGCGCCGGTCGCGTCGGTTGCTGGCGTGGGCGGAGGCGCACCCCCGCTCACACCCGACGACGCCGGCGACGACGGCGACGCACCCGAGACGACCGTCGAGTCGACGGGCACCGTCGTCACGATACAGTCGAACAACACGACACGACGACTCGACCTCACGACGGTCGACCGGGCGACGTACTCGAACCCCGGAGCGGACCTCGCGAGCACCGTCGCCATGACTGGACAGGAGCTCGACCAGGGCCTCCGCTTCGAGTACCTCTCGGTCCGCGTCGAGCAGGCAGGCTCGGCCGCACAGCGGCGTGCCATCGCGGACGCCGAGGTCGACCGGCTCAACCGGGCCATCTCCGAGCTACGGGACCGTGAGTGGGCGGTCCTCCAGGCGTACGGGAACGGCGAGATCGGGGAGCGCGAACTGCTGCACCGTCTCGCCGTGATTCACTCGAGCGCATCGAACATCGCCACGGCAGCGACACGCCTCGAGGAGGACGGTGCCGACTTCAACGCTGATGATGTCAGACGTCGGGCGGCCGAACTCCAAACGCCGATCCGGGCGCAGGTCCTCGACGAGTTGACCGGGCAAGCGGAGGTCCCATTCCGGGTGCACGTTCGTGGGTCGGAACAGGGACTCGTGATACAGGCCCTGTCGGAGTCCCGCTTCAGCCGTGACTACTATCGCGAGGCCATACGGTTCGACAACTTCGAAGACGGACCGAACACGTTCAGCCTGAACGCGTTCCTCGACCTGCTCAACGACCGGTACCCGTACGTCACGACCTACGACGCGGACCTCGACGAGACGACGGACGGCACGAACGTCTACGTCAACTCCCACGACCAAGGCGACATCCGGCTCTACAACGACGGCCGCACCGAAGGCGTCTATCGAGAGTACCAGTCGCTCCGCCTGAGCGACCTCCCGAACGGCGACCGCTACACCGAGACGGAGAACGGGACCACCGTGGCGGTCCAGCTGACGCCGAACGGCGGCCCCGCCAGGGTCGTCGCGTCGGATGCGCTCACCGACAACAGTGTCTCCGCGACGGTGATGGTCGACGGTGAACGTGTCGGCCAGACCGGACCCGGTGGCAGTCTCTGGATCGTCCAGCCGTCCGCGGAGTACACCATCACGGTCCGGACACCCGATGGAATCATCACCCTTCCCATCGACCGCACGCGGACGACGACCAACGCCACCGTCTCGGCCTGA